One window of Staphylococcus chromogenes genomic DNA carries:
- the pepF gene encoding oligoendopeptidase F, translating into MTQKLVSRDDVQPLETWDLTDIFESDEAYENAIKSLVTRAKNFQNHFTNTLTDKQSIETVLDEYCDLLIEIDRVGNYAQLQYSVDTTDAEKQRLSALFSQNYGEISSCLTFIESELLQLDPQIIKDAIKTTKYPYYLTRLLKKQPYQLHPEAEKTLAHMAHAMNVPSEIYEVTKMLDIDFGQFEANGQVYNMDYTTFEGIYEDSTDKELRHQSFAHFSRKLREYQHTIAAAYNAHVQNEKLEANLRGYASVIDFLLEEQDVTPEMYHRQIDIIMTELAPIMRRYARLLKKAHHLDVLRYEDLKISIDPEYEPEISIQESQKYIYNALGVLGKDYLAMTEKAYRERWIDFPQNKGKETGAYCASPYFTHSYIFISWTGKMNEVFVLAHELGHAGHFHLAQKHQNILQSEASMYFVEAPSTMNEMLMAHYLLKTSPNNARFKRWVLSSMISRTYYHNMVTHLLEAAYQREVYYCVDRGEHLTAEKLNALKKQVIATFWGDDVELTSGAELTWMRQPHYYMGLYPYTYSAGLTIGTLMAQRIENEGDAAVQDWLNVLKSGGNMSPLELIKQAGIDMSIDQPLRDTIRYIGQMVDEIERLTQIIESN; encoded by the coding sequence ATGACACAAAAACTTGTTTCCCGAGATGACGTACAACCTTTAGAAACTTGGGACTTAACAGATATCTTTGAAAGTGATGAAGCCTATGAAAATGCTATCAAAAGCCTTGTTACACGTGCAAAAAATTTTCAAAATCACTTTACAAATACTTTAACTGATAAACAGTCTATTGAAACAGTCTTGGATGAATATTGTGACTTACTTATCGAGATTGATCGTGTAGGAAATTATGCACAGTTACAATATAGCGTTGATACTACAGATGCTGAAAAACAACGTCTAAGTGCCCTGTTTAGTCAAAATTATGGTGAAATAAGCAGTTGTTTAACTTTTATAGAATCAGAACTATTGCAACTTGACCCACAAATCATAAAAGACGCGATTAAGACGACAAAATATCCTTATTATTTAACAAGATTGTTGAAAAAACAACCTTATCAATTACATCCTGAAGCTGAAAAAACACTTGCTCATATGGCTCATGCGATGAATGTACCTTCAGAAATTTATGAAGTGACAAAAATGTTGGATATTGATTTTGGCCAGTTTGAAGCCAATGGACAAGTCTATAATATGGATTATACAACATTTGAAGGGATTTATGAGGACAGTACAGATAAAGAATTAAGACATCAAAGTTTTGCGCATTTTAGCCGTAAATTAAGAGAATATCAACATACTATAGCGGCTGCTTATAATGCACACGTTCAAAATGAAAAACTTGAGGCTAACTTAAGAGGATATGCGTCTGTAATTGACTTTTTATTAGAAGAACAAGATGTAACTCCTGAAATGTATCATAGACAAATTGATATCATTATGACGGAGCTCGCCCCTATTATGCGACGTTACGCGCGTCTCTTAAAGAAAGCTCACCATTTAGATGTTTTGAGATATGAAGATTTAAAAATTTCAATTGATCCTGAATATGAACCAGAGATTTCTATCCAAGAGTCTCAGAAATATATTTATAACGCCTTAGGTGTATTAGGTAAAGATTATTTAGCGATGACAGAAAAAGCGTATCGTGAGCGTTGGATTGATTTTCCACAAAACAAAGGAAAAGAAACGGGTGCTTATTGTGCAAGCCCATATTTTACACATAGTTATATTTTTATCTCTTGGACGGGTAAGATGAACGAAGTGTTCGTACTTGCGCATGAATTGGGACATGCCGGTCATTTTCATTTAGCGCAAAAACATCAAAACATATTACAATCTGAAGCCTCCATGTATTTTGTGGAAGCCCCTTCTACGATGAATGAAATGTTAATGGCGCATTACTTGTTAAAGACCAGTCCTAATAACGCACGTTTTAAACGTTGGGTGTTAAGTTCAATGATTTCACGTACGTATTATCATAATATGGTGACGCATTTACTTGAGGCGGCCTATCAGCGTGAAGTTTATTATTGTGTAGACCGCGGTGAACACTTAACTGCTGAAAAGTTAAATGCACTAAAAAAACAAGTCATTGCTACTTTTTGGGGAGATGATGTTGAATTAACTTCAGGTGCAGAGTTAACATGGATGCGCCAACCTCACTATTATATGGGATTATACCCTTATACCTATTCAGCAGGTTTAACCATTGGGACGTTGATGGCACAACGTATTGAAAATGAAGGAGATGCAGCTGTTCAAGATTGGCTCAATGTTTTAAAATCAGGTGGCAATATGTCCCCTCTTGAATTGATTAAACAAGCTGGTATCGATATGTCTATCGATCAACCCTTAAGAGATACAATTCGATATATTGGCCAAATGGTAGATGAAATTGAACGATTAACACAAATTATTGAAAGTAATTAA
- a CDS encoding aminoacyltransferase, which yields MKFTELTVEEYDQFVQNPALESHYFQVKENIGTREADGFQVVLLGIKGENNQILAASLFSKIPTMGSYVYYSNRGPVMDYSDLGLVDFYLKELETYLQKNKCLYVKMDPYWLYQVYDKDIKPLSGQESNEKLVQLFKSHGYEHHGFTTSYDTSSQVRWMGVLNLKDQTPSTIKKKFDSQRKRNVNKAINYGIRVKFLQENEFDQFLELYRETEARAGFVSKTDEYFRNFIQNYGSKALVPLAYIDLDEYITTLQESLNDKENRRDQMMANENKSDKQLKKIAELDKQIDHDKSEMLKVSELRKTDGQILNLASGVYFANAYEINYFSGGSSEKYNHFMGPYAMHWYMINYCFEHGYERYNFYGLSGDFTENSEDYGVYRFKRGFNVQIEELIGDFYKPINKPKYILFNTLNKIRTKIKK from the coding sequence ATGAAATTTACAGAACTAACAGTTGAAGAATATGACCAATTTGTTCAAAATCCTGCTTTAGAAAGCCATTATTTCCAAGTTAAAGAAAATATTGGAACACGTGAAGCAGACGGGTTTCAAGTCGTATTACTCGGTATTAAAGGTGAAAACAATCAAATTCTAGCAGCAAGTCTATTTTCAAAAATCCCTACAATGGGAAGCTATGTTTATTATTCTAATCGAGGTCCAGTGATGGATTATTCTGATTTAGGTCTCGTTGATTTTTATTTGAAAGAGCTCGAAACTTATTTGCAAAAAAATAAATGTCTTTATGTAAAAATGGATCCATATTGGTTGTATCAAGTTTATGATAAAGACATTAAGCCTTTATCAGGACAAGAATCTAATGAAAAATTGGTTCAATTATTTAAATCACATGGTTATGAACATCATGGTTTCACTACAAGCTATGACACTTCAAGTCAAGTGCGTTGGATGGGAGTTTTAAATTTAAAAGATCAGACGCCCTCAACGATTAAAAAGAAATTTGATAGTCAACGCAAGCGCAATGTGAATAAAGCGATTAATTATGGTATTCGTGTTAAATTTTTACAAGAAAATGAATTTGATCAATTTTTAGAACTTTATCGTGAAACTGAAGCGCGTGCAGGATTTGTGTCTAAAACGGATGAGTACTTTAGAAATTTCATTCAAAATTATGGTAGCAAGGCGCTTGTACCTTTAGCTTACATTGATTTGGACGAGTATATTACGACGTTGCAAGAAAGCTTAAATGATAAAGAAAATCGTCGTGATCAAATGATGGCGAATGAAAACAAGTCAGATAAGCAATTGAAAAAAATTGCTGAACTCGACAAGCAAATCGATCATGATAAAAGTGAAATGCTAAAAGTAAGTGAGCTTCGCAAAACAGATGGTCAAATTTTAAATCTTGCCTCAGGTGTGTATTTTGCGAACGCTTACGAAATCAATTATTTTTCAGGAGGCTCCAGTGAAAAGTATAATCACTTTATGGGACCTTATGCAATGCACTGGTATATGATTAATTATTGCTTTGAACACGGTTATGAACGTTATAATTTTTATGGCTTATCCGGAGACTTCACTGAAAATAGTGAGGATTATGGTGTTTATCGCTTTAAACGTGGATTTAACGTTCAAATTGAAGAATTAATTGGAGATTTCTATAAACCGATTAATAAACCGAAGTATATTCTGTTTAATACTTTAAACAAGATACGCACTAAAATAAAAAAATAG
- a CDS encoding aminoacyltransferase yields the protein MKFTNLTTAEFGAFADSMPYSHFTQMVGNYELKVAEGVETHLVGIKDNQNNILAACLLTATPVMKFFKYFYSNRGPIIDYENKELVHFFYNELASYVKKYNALYLRVDPYLPMLKRNHDGEVIERFNNDWIFDKMAELGYEHDGFSVGFDPIKQIRFHSVLDLEGKTAKDVLNNMDSLRKRNTKKVQKNGVKVRFLKEDELHIFRSFMEDTSEAKDFLDREDDFYYNRYKHYKERVLVPLAYIDFNEYIEELNQEEAVLRKEIGKAEKDIEKRPENKKAVNKKQNLEQQLETHLSKIEEAKRLQAEHGNELPISAAYFIINPFEVVYYAGGTSNEFRHFAGSYAIQWEMINYAIDHGIPRYNFYGVSGDFSENAEDAGVVKFKKGFNADVIEYVGDFIKPINQPMYRIYTQLKKIKDRK from the coding sequence ATGAAATTTACAAACTTGACGACGGCAGAATTTGGCGCATTTGCCGATTCGATGCCGTATAGCCATTTTACTCAAATGGTAGGGAATTACGAACTTAAAGTAGCAGAAGGTGTAGAGACACACCTCGTGGGGATTAAGGATAATCAAAACAATATCCTCGCCGCATGTTTATTAACTGCTACACCTGTTATGAAATTTTTTAAATATTTCTATAGTAACCGCGGACCAATTATAGATTATGAAAATAAAGAATTAGTCCACTTTTTCTACAATGAACTCGCATCATATGTAAAAAAATACAATGCATTATATTTGCGTGTTGACCCTTATTTACCGATGTTAAAACGTAACCATGATGGAGAAGTGATTGAGCGTTTTAACAATGATTGGATATTTGATAAAATGGCGGAATTAGGTTACGAACACGACGGTTTTTCAGTTGGTTTCGACCCTATAAAACAAATTCGTTTTCATTCAGTCTTAGATTTAGAAGGTAAAACGGCAAAAGATGTGCTCAATAATATGGACAGTTTACGTAAAAGAAATACTAAAAAAGTTCAAAAAAATGGTGTAAAAGTCCGATTTTTAAAAGAAGATGAGCTACATATTTTTAGATCTTTTATGGAAGATACTTCTGAAGCAAAAGACTTTTTAGACCGTGAAGACGATTTTTATTATAATCGTTACAAACACTATAAAGAACGTGTGCTTGTTCCATTAGCTTATATTGACTTCAATGAATATATTGAAGAACTGAACCAAGAAGAAGCCGTATTAAGAAAAGAAATTGGAAAAGCAGAAAAAGATATAGAAAAACGTCCTGAAAACAAAAAAGCAGTGAATAAAAAACAAAATCTTGAGCAACAACTTGAGACACACTTGTCTAAAATCGAGGAAGCAAAGCGTTTACAAGCTGAACATGGGAATGAATTACCGATTTCAGCAGCTTATTTCATCATCAACCCATTCGAAGTTGTTTATTATGCTGGTGGAACGTCAAATGAGTTTCGCCATTTTGCAGGTAGCTATGCAATACAATGGGAAATGATTAATTATGCGATTGACCATGGCATCCCACGTTATAATTTTTATGGTGTCAGCGGAGATTTCTCGGAAAACGCTGAAGATGCTGGCGTAGTAAAATTCAAAAAAGGTTTTAATGCGGACGTCATTGAATACGTAGGAGATTTTATTAAACCAATAAATCAACCTATGTATCGCATTTATACACAACTCAAGAAAATAAAAGATAGAAAGTAA
- a CDS encoding prephenate dehydrogenase: MTNIFFVGLGLIGGSLASNFKYFYEDIHITAYDANHHQLQRAISMGIVDTITTDYTYGLSQADIVIFATPVHTTTSYLASMSQYNTRPGLIVTDTGSTKSTIQAFESELLQQDIHLIGGHPMAGSHKSGVLNAKKHLFENAYYVLVHDMPENDVAHERIKNLLQHTRAHIISMTADEHDHVTGIVSHVPHFVASSLVNLNAYYAPESEWIKQLAAGGFRDITRIASSNPEMWRDISIENRTHILSVMKHLHSDFSKIIDLLERQDSDGLYDFFNNAKQYRDALPIRSQGAMNSSFDLYVDIPDKPGTISQVLDILSHERISISNVRILEVREDIYGALRVSFKTASDRDAGRLALSHQFDTYIN; the protein is encoded by the coding sequence ATGACGAATATATTTTTTGTAGGTTTAGGACTCATCGGAGGAAGTTTAGCAAGCAACTTTAAATATTTTTATGAAGATATCCATATCACTGCTTATGATGCCAATCACCATCAATTACAACGTGCGATTTCTATGGGAATTGTTGATACGATTACTACTGATTATACATATGGGCTTTCTCAAGCAGATATCGTTATTTTCGCCACACCTGTTCATACAACGACGTCATATCTTGCATCGATGTCTCAATATAACACACGTCCTGGCTTAATTGTCACAGATACAGGAAGTACTAAATCTACTATTCAAGCTTTTGAAAGTGAATTGCTTCAACAAGATATTCATCTCATAGGCGGACATCCCATGGCTGGGAGCCATAAAAGTGGCGTACTTAATGCCAAAAAACATCTTTTTGAAAATGCATATTATGTTCTTGTTCATGATATGCCTGAAAATGATGTCGCGCATGAACGAATTAAGAATCTTTTACAACATACACGTGCGCATATTATTTCGATGACGGCTGATGAACACGATCACGTTACCGGTATTGTTAGTCATGTCCCCCACTTTGTGGCCTCTAGCCTCGTCAATTTAAATGCTTACTATGCACCGGAGTCAGAGTGGATTAAACAACTTGCCGCTGGTGGTTTTAGAGATATTACACGCATCGCAAGCAGTAATCCAGAAATGTGGAGAGATATCTCTATTGAAAATAGAACACATATTTTATCTGTAATGAAGCATCTTCATTCTGATTTTAGTAAAATTATCGACCTTCTTGAGCGTCAAGATTCTGACGGGCTCTATGATTTTTTCAATAATGCTAAGCAATATCGTGATGCCCTCCCTATTCGCAGCCAAGGTGCAATGAACAGTTCATTCGATTTATATGTTGATATTCCGGATAAACCTGGTACAATTTCGCAAGTTTTAGATATTTTAAGCCACGAACGTATTTCTATTAGTAATGTGAGAATTTTAGAAGTTCGTGAAGATATTTATGGCGCCTTGCGTGTCAGTTTTAAAACTGCCTCAGATCGTGATGCTGGACGACTTGCCCTTTCGCATCAATTCGATACGTATATTAACTAA
- a CDS encoding Y-family DNA polymerase, translated as MYDYHLLENRDILCIDQKSFFASVSCIEKGLDPLTTKLAVVADTKRQGSVVLASTPALKALGIKTGSRLFEIPHRNDIYIINPSMRKYLEVSLKISQIALRYVPAEDLHQYSIDEFFMDVTKSYYRFNTTLLSFCERLIKEILDETHIHCAIGIGPNMLLSKVALDNEAKHNENHIAEWRYEDVPTKLWKIEPLRDFWGISTRTEKKLNQRGIFNIGQLAQYPYQYLKRDFGIIGVDLHLHANGIDQSHISDSYRVINPSICKSQILMRDYTYEETKVVMRELIEDVASRLRARKQFAKTIHFSFGYKEGGGVSKQYTLQDATNLDRDILQTVLRLADDHCDTSQLYRTLSVSLTHFVSDNDRQLNLFIDEYQRRREEALAKTIDALHQKYGKGSVSKAVSFTEAGTKHTRLGLMAGHKM; from the coding sequence ATGTATGATTATCATTTATTAGAAAATAGAGATATTTTATGTATAGACCAAAAGAGCTTTTTTGCAAGTGTTTCCTGTATTGAAAAAGGACTAGATCCACTTACGACAAAACTGGCTGTGGTGGCTGATACAAAACGTCAAGGATCCGTTGTACTTGCGTCGACGCCGGCACTCAAAGCATTAGGAATTAAAACAGGTTCGCGATTATTTGAAATTCCTCATCGTAATGACATTTATATTATTAATCCGAGTATGAGAAAGTATCTTGAGGTCTCTCTAAAAATTTCTCAAATTGCTTTACGTTATGTGCCAGCAGAGGATTTACATCAATATAGTATCGATGAGTTTTTTATGGATGTGACGAAAAGTTATTATCGCTTTAATACGACACTTTTATCATTTTGCGAAAGACTCATCAAAGAGATTTTAGATGAGACGCACATTCATTGCGCGATAGGGATTGGCCCTAATATGTTGCTGAGTAAAGTGGCACTTGATAATGAGGCGAAACACAATGAGAACCATATCGCTGAATGGCGTTATGAAGATGTCCCAACAAAACTCTGGAAAATAGAACCCTTGCGTGATTTTTGGGGGATTAGCACACGAACAGAAAAGAAACTTAATCAACGGGGGATTTTTAATATTGGGCAACTGGCACAATATCCATATCAATATTTAAAAAGAGATTTTGGGATTATAGGCGTGGATTTACATCTGCATGCAAATGGCATTGATCAAAGTCACATTAGTGATAGTTATCGTGTTATCAATCCTTCTATTTGTAAAAGTCAGATTTTAATGAGGGATTATACTTACGAAGAAACGAAAGTCGTTATGCGTGAGTTAATTGAAGATGTGGCCAGTCGTTTGCGTGCGCGTAAGCAATTTGCAAAAACGATTCATTTCTCTTTTGGATATAAAGAAGGCGGAGGCGTTTCCAAACAGTATACATTACAAGATGCGACAAATTTAGACAGAGACATTCTTCAAACTGTGTTGCGTTTAGCTGACGACCACTGTGACACCTCCCAATTATATCGTACACTGAGTGTTTCTTTGACGCATTTTGTATCGGACAATGATCGACAGCTTAACTTATTTATCGATGAGTACCAACGTAGAAGAGAAGAAGCGTTAGCCAAAACTATTGATGCCTTACATCAAAAATATGGCAAAGGGAGCGTTTCGAAGGCAGTCTCTTTTACTGAAGCGGGGACGAAACACACACGGTTAGGGTTAATGGCAGGTCACAAAATGTAG
- a CDS encoding sporulation protein — MGFENILTSLGINGMHVYIRLDQKTYEVSDAITGCIYFKAGDSIQTVTHTEVKLIEKYENKDETSEFSQLENELDRFVLEERFTVDKANPQQVTFEFKPEDLNFQCKESRVYLQAHVYIDLGIDEEVEELIPYNKA, encoded by the coding sequence ATGGGTTTTGAAAATATTTTAACATCATTAGGAATTAATGGGATGCATGTCTATATTCGTTTGGACCAAAAAACGTATGAGGTTTCAGATGCGATTACAGGATGTATTTACTTTAAAGCGGGAGACAGTATACAAACTGTCACACATACAGAAGTCAAACTCATTGAAAAGTATGAAAATAAGGATGAAACAAGCGAGTTTTCGCAACTTGAAAATGAATTAGATCGCTTTGTGTTAGAAGAGCGTTTCACAGTAGATAAAGCGAACCCACAACAAGTCACATTTGAGTTCAAACCAGAAGACTTGAATTTCCAATGTAAAGAGAGTCGGGTTTATTTACAAGCGCATGTCTATATTGATTTAGGTATAGATGAAGAAGTAGAAGAGTTGATTCCTTATAACAAAGCTTAA
- a CDS encoding 2-hydroxymuconate tautomerase, protein MPIVTVQLLEGRTDEQLKALVAEVTDAVEKTTHAQRDAISVIVEEMKPQHYGVGGTRKSDV, encoded by the coding sequence ATGCCTATCGTAACTGTTCAACTACTTGAAGGTCGTACTGATGAACAATTAAAAGCACTTGTTGCTGAAGTCACTGATGCTGTTGAAAAAACTACTCATGCCCAACGCGATGCCATTTCTGTGATTGTCGAAGAAATGAAACCTCAACACTACGGTGTGGGAGGAACACGTAAATCAGACGTATAA
- a CDS encoding LCP family protein — translation MSENNYEHRNPKQQVRRRKKRRIRKLPFVSLALILLLIIAIAFTISSYRAGLDVAKEHKQAPKLHKFNGVSKNDGKATVLILGSDREDGGVSRTDSIMIAQYDFLHKDMKIVSVMRDIYADIPGYNRYKINTAYSLGGPELLRQTLKENLGIEPEYYATLDFKGFEAMIDELSPQGVPINVEKDMSAKIGVSLKKGEHRLNGKELLGYARFRHDEEGDFGRVRRQQQVMNALKQELVQPSSVFKLPKLAGIMRGYVATDMPDSAIYQTGMSFIVRGDKNIKTLSVPAKGTYENVTTSDGGSALGIDKEANKKKIQQFLNEE, via the coding sequence ATGAGTGAAAATAATTATGAACACAGAAATCCAAAACAGCAAGTCAGACGACGTAAAAAGAGACGCATTCGCAAACTACCTTTTGTTAGTTTAGCGCTAATATTGCTTTTGATTATCGCTATTGCTTTTACTATTTCGAGTTATCGTGCTGGCTTAGATGTAGCCAAAGAACATAAACAAGCACCAAAGTTACATAAATTTAATGGTGTCTCTAAAAACGATGGCAAAGCCACGGTATTAATTTTAGGATCTGACCGAGAAGATGGTGGTGTCTCCCGAACAGATTCCATTATGATTGCGCAATATGATTTCCTACATAAAGATATGAAAATTGTTTCTGTCATGCGTGATATCTACGCCGATATTCCAGGATACAATCGTTATAAAATCAATACAGCCTATTCCCTAGGTGGACCTGAATTATTACGTCAAACGCTCAAAGAGAATTTAGGCATCGAACCGGAATATTATGCCACTTTAGATTTTAAAGGGTTTGAAGCCATGATTGATGAATTAAGCCCTCAAGGTGTCCCTATTAACGTAGAAAAAGATATGTCTGCTAAAATTGGGGTCTCATTGAAAAAAGGTGAGCATCGTTTAAATGGTAAAGAATTGTTAGGCTATGCGCGTTTTCGACATGATGAAGAGGGCGATTTTGGTCGCGTAAGACGTCAACAACAAGTGATGAATGCACTTAAACAAGAATTGGTGCAACCGTCATCCGTATTTAAACTACCGAAACTTGCAGGGATTATGCGTGGGTATGTAGCTACGGACATGCCAGACTCTGCCATTTATCAAACAGGAATGAGCTTTATCGTACGTGGTGATAAAAATATTAAAACGTTAAGTGTCCCAGCGAAAGGGACTTATGAAAACGTTACGACGAGTGACGGTGGAAGTGCTTTAGGTATTGATAAAGAAGCTAATAAGAAGAAAATACAGCAGTTCTTAAATGAAGAATAA
- the msrA gene encoding peptide-methionine (S)-S-oxide reductase MsrA: protein MNINVAYFAGGCFWCMVQPFDTNEGIEKVTSGYMGGHTKHPTYEEVKTGETGHYEAVRIEYDVALFSYNKLLEIFFSVIDPTDAGGQFQDRGPQYQTAIFYTNEDQKALAEAYIESLQHTINHDKAIATKVLPASEFYEAEAYHQDFYKKNPERYQQEKADRARYQSDSIS, encoded by the coding sequence ATGAATATCAATGTGGCTTATTTTGCGGGAGGATGTTTTTGGTGTATGGTACAACCGTTCGATACAAATGAAGGTATAGAAAAAGTCACTTCAGGTTATATGGGCGGTCATACCAAACATCCTACATACGAGGAAGTAAAAACAGGAGAGACAGGGCACTATGAGGCTGTGCGCATTGAATATGATGTGGCACTCTTTTCATACAATAAACTATTAGAAATTTTCTTTTCCGTCATTGATCCTACCGATGCCGGTGGACAGTTCCAAGATAGAGGGCCTCAATACCAAACAGCAATATTTTATACGAATGAAGACCAAAAAGCGCTTGCCGAAGCGTATATTGAGTCACTTCAACATACCATAAATCATGATAAAGCTATTGCGACAAAAGTATTACCCGCTTCTGAATTTTACGAAGCAGAGGCGTATCATCAAGATTTTTATAAAAAGAACCCTGAGCGTTACCAACAAGAAAAAGCCGACCGCGCCCGCTATCAATCTGACTCAATTTCGTAA